Proteins from one Bacteroidota bacterium genomic window:
- a CDS encoding T9SS type A sorting domain-containing protein, with the protein MKNLSLSLLLLISFTSAQQSGSAFYKSAVMNGNNIKTVFGNWGVIGQPTDNRPRGAWLKESNGYIGDNSFFLGIELPIKDYNNDGKPDTIHSVITCPITRPASVFDTDDKSGGGKPFSFMPVDGFFNPDKKSIAISNDPTTWPILWGNNWKGINGNNEIVADLESYFQMDDQNDERFSSAIYNSYKAVYKPDTLNLERKGQGIRVDVRYLQYNHPLFNDIFFRVYDITNESSYDYQKVFFGYLNGTLIGLTGNQNFNEYDDDYSILYKKENVVIAGDFGDNVSRNPFWSGPVGKTGEGFLESDSNGLIASYLYFTPANNIPIGSDEEMWKHFIPGSYKSPQSIVNDTVATMGHDGDYLFGSKYFSLKSKNSKQKKRIVSAIAYGYSPNEIFQKIKLGRLLAKNNFNITATISHSSIPQFEIVQSLSGNMSIQWPSNNPTETVDIYFSPDAGKNWQTVAEDIPNNGNYSWNTAQYGDCSFGKLRLFIKNASGVYSTYLENKKYFSINNVGNGTPFIKILSDLKSVDTVKNGILSLRILVGDPDNKNLLANISYSLGEGFTIAEQPSITSDTVEQNLQINLGKMPNSEKFRLKIDISDGNSIWSDSTDTFVKNTPRNGIANSNITSLSGTNQSKVKITVVDKSQTTAETYVISFVDTSHNKPKTLSVYNKTKNIPILSNVELLNKTESPVFAGLRLSIDDDITKYDTSYWSRKDSISPNIYFRTVQIPDTNSNVVYGYPKPIDYQIIYGVKSRTIDLKPYLGYTTPKESIDVAIVDKKSQERIEFAYVAQSNNFADFYLVEKILEKKRLTWYINVHHNNPIQGLPKKGDTITITTKKGISIYDSLLIKDVALAVPESNPLPRIYSLYQNYPNPFNPTTTIQYSIPVSAVVTIKVFDILGREVKTLINDYKTPGIYSAELDASMLSSGIYFYKMTSAHFTEVKKMVLVR; encoded by the coding sequence TTGAAAAATTTAAGCCTCTCCTTACTCTTGCTGATTTCATTCACCTCTGCCCAGCAAAGCGGATCCGCCTTTTATAAATCAGCGGTCATGAATGGAAACAATATTAAAACCGTTTTCGGAAATTGGGGAGTGATAGGCCAACCGACCGATAATCGGCCACGAGGAGCATGGTTAAAAGAATCAAATGGTTATATAGGAGACAACAGTTTTTTTCTTGGAATCGAACTGCCGATAAAAGATTATAATAACGATGGAAAACCAGACACCATTCACTCAGTTATTACTTGTCCTATTACTCGGCCTGCTTCAGTTTTTGATACAGACGATAAATCGGGCGGTGGCAAACCATTCTCTTTTATGCCAGTAGATGGATTCTTCAACCCCGATAAAAAAAGTATAGCAATAAGCAACGACCCTACAACATGGCCAATTTTATGGGGAAACAACTGGAAGGGTATTAATGGGAATAATGAAATCGTTGCCGATCTTGAATCATATTTTCAAATGGATGATCAAAACGATGAACGGTTTTCGTCCGCAATCTACAATTCCTATAAGGCGGTGTATAAACCAGACACGTTAAATCTCGAACGAAAAGGCCAGGGAATACGAGTCGATGTCCGATACCTTCAGTATAATCATCCATTATTCAACGACATTTTTTTTAGAGTATACGATATTACAAACGAAAGCTCTTATGATTATCAGAAAGTATTTTTTGGATATTTAAATGGCACCTTAATTGGACTTACGGGTAATCAAAACTTTAACGAATACGACGACGATTATTCGATACTCTACAAAAAAGAAAACGTTGTTATAGCCGGCGATTTTGGTGATAACGTTTCACGAAACCCTTTCTGGAGCGGACCAGTAGGAAAAACCGGAGAAGGCTTTTTAGAATCAGATAGTAATGGTCTTATTGCAAGCTATTTATATTTTACACCGGCGAATAATATACCTATAGGATCGGATGAAGAAATGTGGAAACATTTTATTCCCGGTTCTTATAAATCTCCTCAAAGTATCGTCAATGATACAGTAGCTACTATGGGACATGATGGTGATTATCTGTTTGGTTCAAAATACTTTTCACTAAAATCGAAAAATTCAAAACAAAAAAAACGAATCGTTTCCGCCATCGCATACGGATATTCGCCCAACGAGATCTTTCAGAAAATAAAACTTGGAAGACTGTTAGCAAAAAATAATTTTAATATTACTGCAACCATTTCGCATTCGTCAATACCACAATTTGAAATAGTTCAGTCTCTCTCGGGAAATATGTCAATTCAATGGCCGAGCAACAATCCTACCGAAACCGTAGATATCTATTTTAGCCCCGACGCAGGGAAAAATTGGCAAACAGTAGCCGAAGATATCCCCAATAATGGAAATTATTCGTGGAATACCGCTCAATACGGAGATTGTTCGTTTGGCAAACTAAGATTATTTATTAAAAATGCTTCGGGTGTTTATAGTACATACCTGGAAAACAAAAAATATTTCTCCATCAACAATGTCGGAAACGGTACACCGTTTATAAAAATATTGTCCGACTTAAAGAGTGTCGACACAGTAAAAAACGGCATACTTTCTTTACGAATATTAGTCGGTGATCCTGACAATAAAAATTTATTGGCAAATATATCCTATTCTCTCGGAGAAGGATTTACTATTGCCGAACAACCATCAATTACTTCAGACACCGTAGAACAAAACCTTCAAATCAATTTGGGAAAGATGCCAAACAGTGAGAAATTCAGACTGAAAATTGATATTAGTGACGGAAACAGTATATGGAGTGATTCAACAGATACATTTGTCAAGAACACTCCTCGCAACGGAATTGCAAATTCAAATATTACTTCGTTATCCGGCACAAACCAGTCAAAAGTTAAAATAACAGTGGTAGATAAATCTCAAACAACGGCGGAAACATACGTTATCTCTTTTGTGGATACTTCACATAATAAACCTAAAACTCTCTCTGTTTATAACAAGACAAAAAATATCCCCATACTTTCCAACGTAGAGTTATTGAATAAGACAGAATCACCAGTTTTTGCCGGATTGCGATTATCTATTGATGATGATATTACGAAATACGATACATCGTATTGGAGCAGAAAAGACTCAATTTCCCCCAATATTTATTTTAGAACCGTCCAAATACCGGACACAAACTCAAACGTGGTTTATGGATATCCGAAACCCATTGATTATCAGATAATTTATGGTGTTAAGAGTAGGACAATAGATCTTAAACCATATTTGGGATATACAACACCAAAAGAATCTATTGACGTAGCTATTGTCGATAAGAAATCTCAAGAAAGAATTGAATTTGCGTATGTCGCACAATCAAATAATTTTGCTGATTTCTATCTGGTAGAAAAAATCCTTGAAAAAAAACGACTGACTTGGTATATAAACGTTCATCATAATAATCCAATTCAGGGATTACCAAAAAAGGGAGACACCATTACAATTACAACAAAAAAGGGAATTAGTATTTATGATTCACTTTTGATAAAAGACGTTGCTCTTGCTGTTCCCGAGAGTAATCCGTTACCGAGAATCTATTCGCTCTATCAGAATTATCCGAATCCGTTTAATCCCACAACAACCATACAATACTCAATTCCTGTTTCCGCGGTTGTTACCATTAAAGTATTCGACATACTTGGAAGAGAAGTCAAAACCTTAATTAATGATTATAAGACCCCGGGTATTTATTCGGCAGAGCTTGATGCTTCTATGCTTTCCAGCGGCATCTATTTTTATAAAATGACATCGGCTCATTTTACCGAAGTGAAGAAGATGGTATTGGTGAGATAG
- the gyrA gene encoding DNA gyrase subunit A produces the protein MATTNERIVPVDIEDEMKGSYIDYSMSVIVARALPDVRDGLKPVHRRVLFGMNELSLMPNKAYKKSARVVGEVLGKYHPHGDASVYDTIVRMAQDFSLRYTLVDGQGNFGSVDGDSPAAMRYTEVRMTRVAEELLRDIEKNTVNFTPNFDDTLQEPSVLPASVPNLLVNGASGIAVGMTTNIPPHNLSEVIDGIIAMIADRDIDNEKLMKHIKAPDFPTGGIIYGYDGVREAYKTGRGKITLRAKASIETAKNDRQSIIISEIPYQVNKATLIEKIAELVRDKKLDDVSGVNDESDRDGMRIVVDLKRDANASVVLNNLYKHTQMQTTFGIIMLALVDGRPQVLQLKDTLKYFIEHRNEVVVRRTKFDLDAAEKRAHILEGYIIALDNIDAIIKLIKASKDTETAKLGLMKKFKLSEIQAQAILDMRLQRLTGLERKKIEDEYKELIKLINKLKAILGSKQLQLQIIKEELLAIKEKFGDERRTEIVMKQTEFKIEDMIAEEEVVITISHGGYIKRFPVSGYRRQSRGGKGVTGAASREDDFVEHMFIASTHNYILFFTDKGKCYWLKVFEVPEGGRTSKGKAITNLIAKEAEENITAFLSVKEFSENQFVFMVTEEGQMKKTSLMEFSNPRKNGIGAISLDKHDLLRDVKLTDGTHELVIGTHEGIAIRFPESEVRAMGRSASGVRAIKLSSGDKVIGAVSLKRTKTTILVATEHGFGKRSDLGDYRVSHRGGKGIATLKANDKTGKMIAIKEVQNTDDIVVVSSSGMIIRQRAEDIRVSGRNTSGVRLIRLGEKDAVTAIAIVTSEDEEEKQLEAADKARASAAVASAKEENVEQKELFDDKKKALKKQKNNPAGGKKKVEKNKTTEPKKEKETAPKKKTVKQSVPKKAALKPKQKMKVQPKKKGKK, from the coding sequence ATGGCTACGACAAACGAAAGAATAGTTCCGGTTGATATTGAAGATGAAATGAAAGGATCGTACATCGATTATTCGATGTCGGTTATTGTTGCACGTGCGCTTCCCGATGTTCGCGACGGCTTAAAACCGGTGCATCGCAGGGTGTTGTTCGGAATGAACGAACTCAGCTTAATGCCAAATAAAGCGTACAAAAAAAGCGCACGCGTTGTTGGAGAGGTACTTGGTAAGTATCACCCGCACGGCGACGCATCGGTGTATGATACGATAGTCCGTATGGCGCAGGATTTTTCGCTTCGATATACGCTTGTTGATGGACAAGGAAACTTTGGATCGGTTGACGGCGACTCACCGGCGGCAATGCGTTATACAGAAGTTCGTATGACCCGAGTAGCCGAAGAGCTGCTTCGCGATATCGAAAAAAACACGGTGAACTTCACACCAAACTTTGACGATACCCTGCAGGAGCCATCAGTTCTTCCTGCAAGTGTTCCCAATCTTCTTGTGAACGGAGCAAGCGGTATCGCAGTCGGTATGACCACAAATATCCCGCCGCACAATCTTAGCGAAGTGATTGACGGTATTATTGCGATGATTGCTGACAGGGATATCGATAATGAAAAATTGATGAAGCATATCAAAGCGCCGGACTTCCCAACCGGTGGCATCATCTACGGTTATGACGGTGTACGCGAAGCATACAAAACAGGAAGAGGAAAGATCACTCTCCGTGCTAAAGCATCAATTGAAACTGCAAAGAACGACAGACAAAGCATTATTATTTCTGAAATTCCATATCAGGTCAACAAGGCAACGCTGATTGAAAAAATTGCCGAACTAGTGCGCGATAAAAAGCTGGATGATGTTTCGGGAGTGAACGATGAATCCGACCGCGATGGTATGCGGATTGTTGTTGATTTGAAGCGCGATGCGAACGCAAGCGTTGTGCTGAATAATCTCTATAAACACACGCAGATGCAGACCACGTTCGGCATTATCATGCTTGCGTTGGTGGATGGTCGTCCGCAAGTTTTACAATTGAAGGATACACTAAAATATTTCATCGAACATCGCAACGAAGTGGTTGTTCGTCGGACAAAATTCGATCTTGATGCGGCAGAAAAAAGAGCGCACATCTTAGAAGGATACATTATTGCGCTCGATAATATCGATGCAATCATCAAATTGATTAAAGCGTCGAAGGATACCGAGACAGCAAAACTTGGATTGATGAAAAAATTCAAGCTTTCCGAGATTCAAGCGCAGGCAATCCTCGATATGCGCCTGCAGCGGTTGACGGGATTAGAACGCAAAAAGATTGAAGATGAATATAAAGAGCTCATTAAACTGATCAACAAATTGAAAGCGATTCTGGGAAGCAAACAGCTTCAATTACAGATTATCAAAGAAGAACTCCTCGCCATCAAAGAAAAGTTTGGTGATGAACGCCGCACCGAAATTGTGATGAAGCAGACGGAGTTCAAAATTGAAGATATGATTGCCGAAGAAGAAGTGGTGATTACCATTTCTCATGGCGGATATATTAAACGCTTTCCGGTGAGTGGATACCGCAGACAATCGCGCGGAGGAAAAGGCGTAACCGGAGCGGCGTCGCGTGAGGATGATTTTGTTGAACATATGTTTATCGCCAGCACACATAATTATATCCTCTTCTTCACGGATAAAGGAAAATGCTATTGGCTGAAAGTGTTTGAAGTTCCTGAAGGAGGCCGAACATCCAAAGGAAAAGCGATCACCAATCTTATCGCCAAAGAGGCGGAAGAAAATATCACAGCATTTTTAAGTGTGAAAGAATTCAGCGAGAATCAATTTGTCTTTATGGTCACCGAAGAGGGACAAATGAAGAAGACATCGCTGATGGAATTTAGCAATCCGCGAAAGAACGGGATCGGTGCAATCTCGCTTGATAAGCATGATCTGCTTCGAGATGTGAAGCTGACCGATGGAACACACGAGCTTGTGATTGGAACACACGAAGGAATTGCAATTCGATTCCCCGAAAGCGAAGTGCGGGCAATGGGACGTTCTGCCTCGGGTGTTCGTGCCATCAAATTGTCAAGTGGAGATAAAGTGATCGGTGCCGTCTCATTGAAGCGGACGAAGACTACTATTCTTGTCGCCACCGAACATGGATTTGGTAAACGCTCCGATCTTGGAGATTACCGTGTCAGTCATCGCGGGGGTAAAGGTATTGCAACGCTGAAAGCGAACGACAAAACAGGAAAAATGATTGCTATTAAGGAAGTGCAGAATACCGATGATATCGTAGTTGTCTCTTCCAGCGGAATGATTATCCGTCAACGCGCAGAAGATATTCGCGTCTCCGGACGGAATACATCGGGCGTTCGATTAATTCGTCTGGGCGAAAAAGATGCTGTCACCGCTATCGCAATCGTTACATCGGAGGACGAAGAAGAAAAACAACTTGAAGCAGCGGATAAAGCCAGAGCATCGGCTGCTGTTGCCAGCGCGAAAGAAGAAAACGTAGAACAAAAGGAACTGTTCGACGATAAAAAAAAAGCCCTGAAGAAACAGAAGAATAATCCGGCGGGCGGAAAAAAGAAAGTCGAGAAAAATAAAACAACGGAACCAAAAAAAGAAAAAGAAACAGCTCCAAAGAAAAAAACGGTAAAACAATCTGTTCCGAAAAAAGCTGCACTAAAACCGAAACAGAAAATGAAAGTTCAACCGAAGAAAAAGGGGAAGAAATAA
- the gyrB gene encoding DNA topoisomerase (ATP-hydrolyzing) subunit B, whose amino-acid sequence MAEQKPKKHNGEYTADDITVLKGLEAVRRRPAMYIGDVSTRGLHHLVYEVVDNSIDEALAGYCRNIDVRINKDGSVTVTDDGRGIPTGIHKDEGRSALEVVLTVLHAGGKFDKNTYKVSGGLHGVGVSVVNALSEWLEVTVRLDGKIFYQKYKQGDPVAPVKVIGKMEKKDKTGTTVTFLPDNTIFKNRTYKFETLAERLRELAFLNSEVTLEITDLRNKQEQTEKFHYEGGLMEFVKYTDSTRPSIMKKVFYAKGEGKDENDRTVEVEAAFQYNDQYSENMFSYVNNINTHEGGTHLVGFRTAVTRSLNNFASKNNLVKDEKIQLTGEDFKEGLTAVISVKVPEPQFEGQTKTKLGNSEIKSIVESVIGPALSDWLDSNSPDAKRIIDKSLRAAEAREASRKARDIARRKNAMDGAGLPGKLADCSINDPEHCEMYLVEGDSAGGSAKQGRDRRFQAILPMKGKILNVEKARLHKMLENEEIRNIFTAIGAGVGEDFNSEKLRYNKIILMCDADVDGSHIRTLLLTLFFRYMKPLIELGHVYIAQPPLYKLKKGKKELYAFDDEERDEILKRLKGEKAEKKTTEEEEVETVPEEGAALKGGIVISRFKGLGEMNPEQLWSTTMNPETRTILQVGIENAADADRTFSILMGDEVEPRRQFIEKNAKYVRNLDV is encoded by the coding sequence GTGGCAGAACAAAAACCAAAGAAACACAACGGAGAATATACCGCCGATGATATCACTGTATTAAAAGGACTCGAAGCGGTTCGCCGCCGTCCCGCTATGTATATCGGCGACGTCAGCACAAGAGGACTTCATCACCTTGTGTACGAAGTTGTTGATAACTCAATCGATGAGGCGCTTGCAGGATATTGCCGAAATATCGATGTAAGGATCAATAAAGATGGAAGCGTAACGGTGACCGACGACGGCCGCGGTATCCCGACGGGCATTCATAAAGATGAGGGACGTTCCGCTTTAGAGGTTGTGCTGACCGTGCTCCACGCCGGCGGAAAGTTCGACAAGAACACGTACAAAGTTTCCGGCGGACTTCACGGTGTCGGCGTTTCAGTGGTGAATGCACTCAGCGAATGGCTTGAAGTAACGGTGCGTCTGGACGGCAAGATCTTCTATCAAAAATATAAACAGGGTGATCCGGTTGCTCCCGTCAAAGTGATCGGCAAAATGGAAAAGAAGGATAAGACCGGAACGACGGTGACATTCCTTCCCGACAATACGATCTTTAAAAATCGGACGTATAAATTTGAAACGCTTGCCGAACGTTTGCGCGAACTTGCCTTTTTAAACTCTGAAGTAACTCTTGAAATTACCGATCTGCGAAACAAACAAGAACAGACTGAAAAATTTCATTACGAAGGCGGGTTGATGGAGTTCGTGAAATATACGGATTCCACGCGTCCTTCAATCATGAAGAAGGTATTCTACGCAAAAGGTGAAGGGAAAGATGAAAACGATCGCACAGTCGAAGTAGAAGCAGCATTCCAGTACAACGATCAATATTCAGAGAACATGTTCTCCTACGTCAACAATATCAACACACACGAAGGAGGAACACATCTCGTCGGATTTAGAACAGCCGTCACACGCTCTCTAAATAATTTTGCGTCAAAAAATAATCTTGTCAAAGACGAAAAGATACAACTGACCGGCGAAGATTTTAAAGAAGGGTTAACCGCCGTTATCAGTGTGAAAGTTCCCGAACCGCAATTTGAAGGACAGACAAAAACCAAGCTCGGAAACAGCGAAATTAAATCGATCGTCGAATCAGTTATTGGACCGGCTCTTTCCGATTGGCTGGACAGCAACTCCCCCGACGCAAAACGAATTATCGATAAAAGTCTCCGCGCAGCAGAAGCTCGCGAAGCATCACGCAAAGCGCGCGATATCGCCCGCCGCAAGAACGCAATGGATGGCGCTGGACTCCCCGGAAAACTTGCTGATTGCTCTATCAACGATCCGGAACATTGCGAAATGTATCTTGTTGAAGGTGACTCCGCAGGAGGAAGCGCGAAACAGGGACGCGACAGACGGTTCCAGGCAATCCTTCCAATGAAAGGAAAGATCCTGAATGTTGAAAAAGCGCGTCTTCATAAAATGCTGGAGAACGAAGAAATCCGAAATATATTTACCGCAATCGGTGCCGGGGTTGGCGAAGATTTTAATTCGGAAAAACTACGATATAACAAAATCATTCTGATGTGCGATGCCGACGTTGACGGTTCACACATTCGCACGCTGCTGCTGACATTGTTCTTCCGCTATATGAAACCACTCATTGAACTTGGTCATGTGTATATCGCGCAGCCTCCTCTTTATAAATTAAAGAAGGGGAAGAAAGAGTTGTATGCATTCGATGATGAAGAACGGGACGAGATTCTGAAGCGTCTAAAAGGAGAGAAGGCGGAGAAAAAAACAACAGAAGAGGAAGAGGTTGAAACGGTTCCGGAAGAAGGAGCAGCGTTAAAAGGAGGAATTGTTATTTCCCGATTTAAAGGTCTTGGAGAAATGAACCCGGAACAATTATGGTCCACTACCATGAATCCGGAAACACGCACGATTCTTCAGGTAGGTATTGAAAACGCGGCCGATGCAGATAGAACGTTTTCAATTTTAATGGGAGACGAAGTGGAACCGCGAAGACAGTTCATCGAAAAGAATGCAAAGTACGTTAGAAATCTGGATGTCTAA
- a CDS encoding DUF721 domain-containing protein, translating to MKKRENIQSLGDALNLLMQSLGIEKQVEQYKIFDIWNEVVGQQVAKVAQPERLQNGVLIVTVNNAPWRAELTFRKKEILEKIHEKTNSQSIVDIKFR from the coding sequence GTGAAAAAACGGGAAAACATACAGTCGCTCGGGGATGCACTTAACTTGTTGATGCAATCGCTCGGGATTGAGAAACAGGTAGAACAGTATAAGATTTTTGATATATGGAATGAGGTTGTTGGCCAGCAGGTAGCAAAAGTTGCTCAGCCAGAAAGGCTCCAGAATGGCGTGTTGATTGTGACGGTAAATAATGCCCCATGGAGAGCTGAGTTAACATTCCGCAAAAAAGAAATTTTGGAAAAGATACACGAAAAAACGAACTCGCAAAGTATTGTTGACATAAAATTTAGATAA
- the recF gene encoding DNA replication/repair protein RecF has translation MKISNAHLRSFRNHNETVFEFGARVNVLLGENGQGKTNALEALSFLCLTKSFYASADATVMQQQQSFFEIKSALQSDEGKEFHVRVTYDDVKKEKKFTINGAAVEKFSSVIGMFPVVILSPENSSITFGSPADRRKFIDLVISQSSKSYVEDSMEYRRIVRQRNAILTEAKGKECGSQIAPWNDMLIRYGSRIIHKRNQFLNEFAPYIAQTYLDIVDEREIPKIEYAPSINISIDSTPEEIVSAMEWKLAKKKKDESRFQTTLVGPHRDEIIFSLNGMSLKHFASQGQHKTFLVALKVAEFFFLKERCNETPIFLLDDVFSELDEYRSKKLLSVAETLGQIFITTTSEKMFGGAEWNNERRKFFMKNGEVVKETNAA, from the coding sequence ATGAAAATTTCCAATGCCCACCTGCGCAGTTTTCGCAATCATAACGAAACAGTATTCGAATTTGGTGCACGGGTAAACGTTCTTCTGGGGGAAAATGGTCAAGGAAAGACCAACGCCCTCGAAGCACTTTCGTTTCTCTGTTTGACGAAAAGTTTTTATGCTAGCGCGGATGCAACAGTAATGCAGCAGCAACAATCGTTCTTTGAGATTAAAAGTGCTTTACAATCGGACGAAGGAAAAGAATTCCACGTACGGGTAACCTACGATGATGTGAAGAAAGAAAAGAAATTCACAATTAACGGAGCGGCCGTGGAAAAGTTTTCATCGGTAATAGGAATGTTTCCTGTGGTAATTCTCTCTCCGGAAAACAGTTCAATCACCTTTGGCTCGCCAGCGGACAGAAGAAAATTTATTGATCTGGTGATTTCCCAAAGCAGCAAATCGTATGTTGAAGATTCTATGGAATACCGAAGGATCGTTCGACAGCGCAATGCGATCTTAACCGAGGCGAAAGGAAAAGAATGCGGAAGCCAGATTGCGCCATGGAACGACATGCTGATTCGGTATGGATCCCGGATTATTCATAAACGAAATCAATTCCTTAATGAATTTGCCCCGTATATAGCGCAAACGTATTTGGACATTGTCGACGAACGTGAAATACCAAAGATTGAATACGCGCCTTCGATCAACATTTCGATTGATTCAACACCGGAAGAAATTGTTTCGGCAATGGAATGGAAACTAGCAAAAAAAAAGAAAGACGAATCGCGGTTTCAAACAACCCTGGTCGGCCCGCATCGCGACGAAATTATTTTTTCTCTAAACGGAATGTCGCTAAAGCATTTTGCGTCGCAGGGACAACACAAAACATTTTTGGTGGCGCTGAAAGTAGCAGAGTTTTTCTTTTTGAAAGAACGGTGCAATGAAACTCCGATCTTTCTTTTAGACGATGTGTTTAGCGAGCTTGATGAATACCGCAGTAAAAAATTGTTGTCGGTTGCGGAGACATTAGGGCAGATTTTTATCACCACCACCAGCGAAAAAATGTTTGGCGGAGCAGAGTGGAATAACGAACGCCGAAAATTTTTTATGAAAAATGGTGAAGTGGTAAAAGAAACGAATGCGGCGTGA
- the dnaN gene encoding DNA polymerase III subunit beta, giving the protein MKFSVRSAELQKALAKTVSVVPTRSTLPILENLHFDVHANTLKITATDLEISVSVSLEVQGSQNGTIAIPAKRIFDTVRALSDTNITFNIDTESNKIKMKTDNGEYTLTGESSEEFPAIPEFKGETEVAFDVQVLQRLIGTTMFAVSADELRPAMMGVLFQFSKSEVRAVATDGHRLVRVNNYNLGNTKLTKDIIIPSKALGQLDKVATGTETKVAISATHVMFKFDGTSLISRLIEEKYPNYETVIPLDNERALIVNKNEMLQSVRRVSLYSNSTTHQIRLSVGKDELRVTAEDQDFGSEAKEKISCDYNDEEMEIGFNSAYVIDVLSHLDAEEVEFKLSSPNRAAIVSPVNKKEGEEVLMLIMPVRLNN; this is encoded by the coding sequence ATGAAATTTTCCGTACGGAGCGCTGAATTACAAAAAGCATTAGCAAAAACAGTCAGCGTAGTTCCCACCAGATCGACCCTTCCAATACTTGAAAACCTACACTTTGATGTTCATGCAAACACTCTAAAAATAACAGCAACCGATCTGGAAATATCTGTTTCTGTTTCATTAGAGGTGCAGGGAAGTCAAAACGGAACAATTGCTATTCCCGCAAAAAGAATTTTTGATACAGTGCGCGCTTTATCTGATACGAATATTACGTTCAATATAGATACAGAGTCGAACAAAATTAAAATGAAAACCGATAATGGTGAATATACCCTTACCGGAGAATCCAGCGAAGAATTTCCGGCTATTCCCGAATTTAAAGGTGAAACAGAAGTTGCATTTGACGTTCAAGTGCTACAGCGACTTATCGGAACAACAATGTTTGCGGTCAGCGCAGATGAATTACGTCCGGCGATGATGGGAGTATTATTTCAATTCTCGAAAAGTGAAGTTCGTGCAGTTGCCACAGATGGCCACCGTCTTGTGCGGGTGAATAATTATAATCTCGGAAATACAAAATTGACCAAAGATATTATTATTCCTTCAAAAGCGTTAGGACAACTTGATAAAGTAGCGACGGGAACTGAAACGAAAGTAGCAATCAGTGCCACTCACGTAATGTTTAAATTTGACGGTACATCGTTGATATCCCGTTTGATTGAAGAAAAATATCCGAATTATGAAACAGTGATTCCGCTTGATAATGAACGGGCACTGATCGTCAATAAAAACGAAATGCTGCAATCTGTCCGCCGTGTTTCGCTGTATTCAAATTCAACAACGCATCAAATCAGGTTATCTGTTGGAAAAGATGAACTACGGGTAACGGCAGAAGATCAAGATTTCGGCAGCGAAGCAAAAGAAAAAATATCCTGCGACTATAACGACGAAGAGATGGAAATAGGATTCAATTCTGCTTACGTCATTGATGTGCTCTCACATCTTGATGCGGAAGAAGTTGAATTTAAATTAAGTTCACCCAATAGGGCAGCAATCGTCTCGCCAGTCAACAAAAAAGAAGGCGAAGAGGTATTAATGCTGATTATGCCGGTACGGTTGAATAACTAG